The following are encoded in a window of Terriglobia bacterium genomic DNA:
- a CDS encoding acyl-CoA carboxylase subunit beta encodes MADRTQQTASSAANSVIESRVDATSARFEKNMRAMADLVASIHNEEEEIRQGGGANAIEAQHKKGRLTARERLALLLDSGSEFFEIGAYTAFGMYEEWGGAPAAGVVTGLGRIHSRLVMLIVNDATVKAGAFFPMTSKKVIRAQNIAIDNRIPTIYLVDSAGVFLPLQEDVFPDTDDFGRVFRNNAVMTAMGIPQIAAIMGMCVAGGGYLPVMCDNVLMTDGSGLFLAGPALVQAAIGATYSAEELGGAAMHSAISGTIDFHEPNDEACLARIRSLVEKMGYRRLSPFDRKKPEAPLYAAEEIYGIYESDPARPYDMKEIIARIVDGSRFDEYKAEYGKTVLCGYARIGGFAVGIVANQKQHQQQIDESGHKRIEFGGVIYTESAEKAARFIMDCNQNLVPLVFLHDVNGFMVGRDAEWSGIIKAGAKMVNAVSNSVVPKITVIIGGSFGAGHYAMCGKAYDPRFLFAWPTARYAVMSGDSAAGTLAEIKIKQLERGGKKLSDEEKKELFDSVKKTYDEQIDPRYGAARLWIDKIIDPLETRDAITRALEAAALNPEVPEFKVGVLQT; translated from the coding sequence ATGGCAGACCGTACCCAGCAGACCGCATCTTCGGCCGCTAACAGCGTCATCGAATCCCGCGTGGACGCCACTTCGGCGCGCTTCGAGAAGAACATGCGCGCCATGGCCGACCTGGTCGCCAGTATCCACAACGAGGAAGAAGAAATCCGCCAGGGCGGCGGCGCGAATGCGATCGAGGCGCAGCACAAGAAGGGCCGCCTCACCGCGCGCGAGCGGCTTGCCCTGCTGCTCGATTCCGGCAGCGAGTTCTTCGAGATCGGCGCTTACACCGCCTTCGGCATGTACGAAGAGTGGGGCGGCGCGCCGGCGGCGGGCGTCGTCACCGGCCTCGGCCGCATTCACAGCCGGCTGGTCATGCTGATCGTCAACGATGCCACCGTGAAAGCGGGCGCCTTCTTCCCCATGACCTCGAAGAAGGTGATCCGGGCGCAGAACATCGCGATTGATAACCGCATCCCGACCATCTACCTGGTGGACTCCGCCGGCGTCTTCCTTCCTTTGCAGGAAGACGTTTTCCCCGACACCGACGATTTCGGCCGCGTCTTCCGCAACAATGCCGTCATGACCGCCATGGGCATTCCGCAGATCGCCGCCATCATGGGGATGTGCGTCGCCGGCGGCGGCTACCTGCCGGTGATGTGTGACAACGTCCTGATGACCGACGGCAGCGGACTCTTCCTCGCCGGGCCCGCCCTGGTACAAGCGGCCATCGGGGCGACGTATTCCGCGGAAGAACTCGGCGGCGCCGCCATGCATTCCGCAATCAGCGGCACGATTGATTTTCACGAGCCTAACGACGAAGCCTGCCTGGCGCGCATCCGCTCGCTGGTGGAGAAGATGGGCTACCGCCGCCTCTCCCCGTTTGATCGCAAGAAACCGGAGGCGCCGCTCTACGCCGCCGAGGAAATTTACGGCATCTACGAATCCGATCCCGCGCGTCCCTACGACATGAAGGAAATCATCGCGCGCATCGTGGACGGCAGCCGCTTCGACGAGTACAAGGCCGAGTACGGCAAGACGGTGCTCTGCGGTTACGCGCGCATTGGCGGCTTCGCCGTCGGTATCGTCGCCAACCAGAAGCAGCACCAGCAGCAGATTGACGAGTCGGGCCACAAGCGCATCGAGTTCGGCGGCGTCATCTACACCGAGTCGGCGGAAAAGGCCGCGCGCTTCATCATGGACTGCAACCAGAACCTGGTGCCGCTCGTCTTCCTGCACGACGTCAATGGATTCATGGTCGGGCGCGACGCCGAGTGGAGCGGGATCATCAAGGCAGGCGCGAAGATGGTGAATGCCGTGTCGAATTCCGTGGTGCCGAAGATTACCGTGATTATCGGCGGCTCGTTCGGCGCGGGACATTATGCGATGTGCGGCAAGGCTTACGATCCGCGCTTCCTGTTCGCCTGGCCAACCGCGCGATACGCCGTCATGAGCGGTGATTCGGCGGCGGGCACGCTGGCCGAAATCAAGATCAAGCAACTGGAACGCGGCGGCAAGAAGCTGAGCGACGAGGAAAAGAAAGAGCTGTTCGACTCGGTGAAGAAGACCTACGACGAACAGATCGACCCGCGCTACGGCGCCGCCCGCTTGTGGATTGACAAGATTATTGACCCGCTGGAGACCCGCGACGCCATCACCCGCGCGCTGGAAGCCGCCGCGCTGAACCCGGAGGTGCCGGAGTTCAAGGTGGGAGTTTTACAAACCTGA
- a CDS encoding hydroxymethylglutaryl-CoA lyase, which yields MTDNLKLIECPRDAWQGLKGQIPTEVKAAYLRALIGAGFKHIDAVSFVSPKAVPQMADSEEVLKQIDPPDDVEIIGIVVNEKGAERAVATEAVHTLGFPYSVSPTFLQKNQNQTLEDAYDTLEKIKEKADSAGLDVVVYISMAFGNPYNDPWSADEVLEAVDLIEKTGTRSISLADTVGLATPDQIRALVAAVLARYDYLDIGVHLHSRPAEAVDKILAAYDAGIRRFDSAIGGLGGCPFAQDELVGNIPTEKVLEALAQHGAEVPIRKPLDSVIRINADIAAKHKT from the coding sequence ATGACCGACAACCTGAAACTCATCGAATGCCCCCGCGACGCCTGGCAAGGCCTCAAGGGCCAGATCCCTACCGAGGTCAAGGCTGCTTACCTGCGCGCGCTGATCGGGGCGGGGTTCAAGCACATTGACGCCGTGTCGTTCGTTTCGCCCAAGGCCGTGCCCCAGATGGCCGACTCGGAAGAGGTGCTGAAGCAGATTGATCCGCCCGACGACGTCGAAATCATCGGCATCGTGGTCAACGAAAAAGGCGCCGAGCGCGCCGTCGCCACCGAGGCCGTGCACACCCTCGGTTTTCCCTATTCGGTCTCGCCCACATTCCTGCAGAAAAACCAGAACCAGACGTTGGAGGACGCCTACGACACGCTGGAGAAAATCAAGGAGAAGGCCGACAGCGCCGGTCTCGATGTCGTGGTGTACATCTCGATGGCGTTCGGCAATCCCTACAACGATCCGTGGAGCGCCGACGAAGTTCTCGAAGCCGTGGACCTGATCGAAAAGACCGGCACTCGTTCCATTTCGCTTGCCGACACCGTGGGCCTGGCCACGCCCGATCAGATTCGCGCCCTCGTTGCCGCGGTGCTTGCCCGGTACGACTATCTCGATATCGGCGTCCACCTGCACAGCCGTCCCGCCGAAGCGGTGGACAAGATTCTCGCCGCTTATGATGCCGGCATTCGACGCTTCGATTCCGCCATCGGCGGCCTAGGCGGCTGTCCCTTCGCGCAGGACGAACTCGTGGGCAATATCCCGACCGAAAAAGTTCTGGAAGCGCTGGCGCAGCACGGCGCCGAAGTGCCCATCCGCAAGCCACTCGACAGTGTCATCCGCATAAACGCCGATATTGCGGCGAAGCACAAAACCTAA
- a CDS encoding M28 family peptidase yields MRGYSDADARTERDWESKFRALPEPGRARDYMQRLSARPHHVGSPYDQENAQWLLSTFKSWGLDAHIETFEVLFPTPKQRVVELLEPVKFTARLQEPTVPGDATSNQHAEQLPTYNAYSADGDVTAPLVYVNYGVPADYEQLERLGISVKGAIVIARYGQSWRGIKPKVAAEHGAVGCIIYSDPREDGYFEGEVFPKGPFRPKDGVQRGSVMDMPIYPGDPLTPGVGATPEAKRLPLNQVKTLTKIPVLPISYADATPLLENLSGPVAPENWRGALPFTYHVGPGASKVHLAVKSNWDRKPVNDVIVRIPGSKYPDEWVLRGNHHDGWVNGAEDPISGLVGEMEELRGISELLKQGWKPKRTMIYAAWDGEEPGLLGSTEWAEAHAPELQQHAVAYINSDGNGRGYLSLIGSHTLEQFLNDVARDITDPEKNISVWKRLQLLRIKRATERQQEPTQRRSGRPRSSDQSVEELRTKGVLHLDALGSGSDYTVFLDHLGIASLNIGYDGEDDGGIYHSVYDDFYWYTHFSDTDFVYARALAQTGGTAMMRLADAELLPFNFANFATAIKTYVDELQKLATDERNQIVERNRELDEGMFAATSDPRKPYVPPSKEAVPPFLNFAPLQNGLDALQRSTERYGAALRKAQPNGGAARTSLASVNAKIIQSERAMTLPDGLPNRPWFRHQIYAPGLYTGYGVKTIPGVREAIEQKQWKQAEEQMVRAGQVLQSEAKVIDEAAAALESAGK; encoded by the coding sequence ATGCGCGGCTATTCGGACGCGGACGCGCGCACCGAGCGCGACTGGGAGTCGAAGTTCCGCGCCCTCCCCGAGCCGGGCCGCGCGCGCGATTACATGCAGCGGTTGTCGGCGCGTCCCCACCACGTGGGCTCGCCTTACGACCAGGAAAACGCGCAGTGGCTGTTGAGCACGTTCAAGTCGTGGGGACTGGACGCGCACATCGAAACCTTTGAAGTCCTGTTCCCGACGCCGAAGCAGCGGGTTGTTGAACTGCTCGAACCGGTGAAGTTTACGGCCAGGCTGCAGGAGCCGACGGTGCCCGGCGATGCCACGAGCAATCAGCACGCCGAGCAGCTTCCCACCTACAACGCGTACTCCGCGGATGGCGACGTGACTGCGCCGCTGGTGTACGTCAACTACGGCGTGCCCGCGGATTATGAGCAGCTTGAGCGGCTGGGCATTTCGGTGAAAGGCGCGATCGTGATCGCGCGCTACGGGCAGTCGTGGCGCGGCATCAAGCCCAAGGTTGCGGCCGAGCACGGCGCGGTCGGGTGCATCATTTATTCCGACCCTCGCGAGGACGGCTACTTCGAAGGCGAAGTATTTCCCAAGGGGCCGTTCCGTCCCAAGGACGGCGTGCAGCGCGGCAGCGTCATGGACATGCCGATCTATCCCGGCGATCCGCTCACGCCGGGCGTGGGCGCAACCCCGGAGGCGAAACGCCTGCCGCTGAACCAGGTCAAGACGCTCACCAAAATTCCGGTGCTGCCGATCTCCTACGCCGACGCGACGCCACTGCTGGAAAATCTATCCGGGCCGGTCGCGCCGGAGAACTGGCGTGGCGCGTTGCCCTTCACCTACCACGTGGGGCCGGGCGCGTCGAAGGTGCACCTGGCGGTGAAATCGAATTGGGACCGCAAGCCGGTGAACGACGTCATCGTGCGCATCCCCGGCTCGAAGTATCCGGACGAATGGGTGCTCCGCGGCAACCATCACGACGGTTGGGTCAACGGCGCCGAGGACCCGATTTCCGGCCTGGTGGGTGAGATGGAAGAGCTGCGCGGAATCAGCGAACTTCTGAAGCAGGGCTGGAAGCCGAAGCGGACCATGATTTACGCCGCGTGGGACGGCGAAGAGCCAGGACTGCTCGGCTCCACCGAGTGGGCCGAGGCGCACGCGCCGGAGTTGCAGCAGCACGCCGTCGCCTACATCAATTCCGACGGCAACGGGCGCGGCTATCTCAGCCTGATCGGTTCGCACACGCTGGAGCAGTTTCTCAACGATGTGGCGCGCGACATCACCGACCCGGAGAAGAACATTTCGGTGTGGAAGCGGCTGCAATTGCTGCGAATCAAGCGTGCGACGGAGCGGCAGCAGGAGCCGACGCAGCGCCGCAGCGGCCGGCCGCGGTCATCCGACCAGTCGGTCGAAGAACTCCGCACGAAGGGCGTATTGCACCTGGACGCGCTGGGCTCGGGGTCGGACTACACCGTGTTCCTCGACCACCTCGGCATCGCTTCGCTGAACATCGGCTACGACGGCGAAGACGATGGCGGGATTTATCACTCCGTCTACGACGACTTCTACTGGTACACGCATTTCTCCGACACCGACTTCGTGTACGCACGCGCGTTAGCCCAGACTGGCGGCACGGCGATGATGCGGCTGGCGGATGCCGAGCTGCTGCCCTTCAACTTCGCCAATTTTGCGACCGCGATCAAGACCTACGTTGACGAATTGCAGAAGCTCGCCACCGACGAGCGCAACCAGATCGTGGAGCGCAACCGCGAGCTTGACGAGGGAATGTTCGCGGCGACGTCGGACCCGCGCAAGCCGTACGTTCCACCGTCGAAAGAAGCGGTGCCGCCGTTCCTGAACTTTGCCCCGCTGCAAAACGGGCTGGACGCGTTGCAACGCAGCACCGAACGCTATGGCGCCGCCCTGCGCAAAGCGCAACCGAATGGCGGCGCAGCGCGGACTTCGCTGGCAAGCGTGAACGCGAAAATCATCCAGAGCGAGCGCGCCATGACGTTGCCCGACGGACTGCCGAACCGCCCGTGGTTCCGCCACCAGATCTACGCGCCGGGGTTGTACACCGGATACGGCGTCAAGACCATCCCCGGCGTGCGCGAGGCGATCGAGCAGAAGCAGTGGAAGCAGGCGGAGGAGCAGATGGTGCGCGCCGGCCAGGTCTTACAGAGCGAAGCCAAGGTGATTGACGAGGCTGCGGCGGCGCTGGAGAGCGCGGGGAAATAG
- a CDS encoding acyl-CoA thioesterase: protein MGVVYHSNYFIWFEVGRVELLRQLGFTYKEMERQDQCFIAVVDARCRFKAPARYDDQITIRTRLKNARESLIHFAYEAVRESDGTLLAEGETTHIVTDADMNKRPLPEKYLTVFRRAI from the coding sequence ATGGGCGTGGTCTACCACTCGAACTATTTCATCTGGTTCGAGGTCGGTCGCGTGGAACTGCTGCGCCAGCTCGGTTTTACCTACAAGGAAATGGAACGCCAAGACCAGTGCTTCATCGCGGTGGTGGACGCGCGTTGCCGCTTCAAGGCTCCGGCGCGGTACGATGATCAGATCACCATCCGCACGCGCCTGAAGAACGCGCGCGAATCGCTGATCCATTTTGCGTACGAAGCGGTGCGTGAGAGCGACGGTACGCTGTTGGCGGAAGGCGAAACCACGCACATCGTGACCGATGCGGATATGAACAAGCGCCCGCTGCCGGAAAAGTATCTGACGGTTTTCAGACGAGCTATTTGA
- the bshB1 gene encoding bacillithiol biosynthesis deacetylase BshB1, with protein sequence MNNSPTSVPPVVDILSIAAHRDDAEQTCGGTLRKMAALGHRTGILDLTRGEMGTRGTAQDREREAAEAARILKVSWRGALDIPDGRVENTFDNKLKVASVIRALRPRVVILPYWQGRHPDHYTCSTLGYEACFLAGLTKLDVSPVRADSLAINVGPADPLTTGHSPHRPFKIVYATLYYDIRPTFVVDITDQFEARLEALMAYKSQYTDQQAGSGLFPQHAEIRTRLETMARFYGLLAGVTYAEPFLQKEVGLVEDVTAIPVASI encoded by the coding sequence ATGAACAATTCACCAACCTCTGTGCCCCCTGTGGTTGACATTCTTAGTATTGCCGCTCACCGCGACGACGCCGAGCAGACCTGCGGCGGCACGCTGCGGAAGATGGCGGCGCTCGGCCATCGCACCGGCATCCTCGACCTCACCCGCGGCGAGATGGGCACGCGCGGCACCGCCCAGGACCGCGAGCGCGAAGCCGCCGAAGCCGCCCGCATCCTGAAAGTCTCCTGGCGCGGCGCTCTCGACATTCCCGACGGCCGCGTCGAAAACACGTTCGACAACAAGCTGAAAGTCGCCTCCGTCATTCGTGCGTTGCGCCCGCGCGTCGTCATTCTTCCCTACTGGCAGGGCCGCCATCCCGATCACTACACCTGCTCCACCCTGGGCTACGAAGCGTGCTTTCTCGCCGGCCTGACCAAGCTCGATGTGTCGCCGGTGCGCGCCGACTCGCTCGCCATCAACGTCGGCCCGGCTGACCCCTTGACCACTGGCCACTCCCCGCACCGCCCGTTCAAGATTGTTTACGCGACTCTCTATTACGACATCCGCCCCACGTTCGTCGTCGACATCACCGACCAGTTCGAAGCGCGCTTGGAGGCGCTGATGGCCTACAAGTCGCAATACACCGACCAGCAGGCCGGGAGCGGGCTGTTTCCACAGCACGCGGAAATCCGGACGCGCCTGGAAACCATGGCGCGCTTCTACGGCTTGCTCGCCGGCGTCACCTACGCCGAGCCGTTCCTGCAAAAGGAAGTCGGGCTGGTGGAGGACGTGACGGCAATTCCGGTCGCCTCAATCTGA
- the tnpA gene encoding IS200/IS605 family transposase, which yields MPHALVNNRVHVIFSTKGRQKLIPEDTQPRLWAFMGGIARKNGSTAVAVGGTYDHAHALLAIPATMPLAKAVQLIKGGSSKWCNENLQCRFAWQEGYAALSVSASQKDVVVRYICNQKEHHAKHTFEEELLQLLKKSGIDFDPNDVFG from the coding sequence ATGCCGCATGCTCTCGTCAACAATCGCGTGCACGTGATCTTCAGCACCAAGGGACGGCAGAAGCTCATCCCGGAAGATACTCAGCCCCGCTTATGGGCGTTCATGGGCGGAATCGCCCGAAAAAATGGTTCCACGGCAGTGGCCGTCGGCGGTACGTACGATCATGCCCACGCATTACTGGCGATTCCTGCCACGATGCCTTTGGCCAAAGCCGTTCAACTGATCAAGGGCGGCTCCTCCAAGTGGTGCAACGAGAATCTTCAATGCCGCTTTGCCTGGCAGGAAGGTTACGCCGCGTTGAGCGTGAGCGCGTCCCAAAAGGACGTTGTCGTGCGTTACATTTGCAACCAAAAGGAACACCATGCAAAACACACGTTTGAGGAAGAACTGCTTCAGTTGCTAAAGAAGAGCGGAATCGATTTTGATCCCAATGACGTGTTCGGATGA
- a CDS encoding polyprenyl synthetase family protein, translating into MLADILEKGRAITDEALERLLPAATQYPASIHQAMRHSVFAGGKRLRPILCIEAARMVGKVLPLGIEELGAALEMLHTYSLIHDDLPALDNDDLRRGRPTCHKVFGDAIAILAGDALQTYAYEVLARMSCPAEARIRIIEQIAHATGTIAGMIGGQVMDLEAEHKKPDAETLEYIHRSKTAALITASVVSGGIYAGATETEVAKLRSFGLKAGLAFQIADDILDVTQSSEQLGKTAGKDMAAEKATYPALFGIEASSRKADDLVISACLQLDPFGDRANTLKSLARFLVQRKK; encoded by the coding sequence ATGCTTGCCGACATTCTGGAAAAAGGACGTGCGATCACCGATGAAGCGCTGGAGCGGCTGCTGCCTGCGGCGACGCAGTACCCCGCCTCCATCCACCAGGCGATGCGGCACAGCGTCTTCGCCGGGGGAAAGCGGCTGCGGCCGATCCTCTGCATCGAGGCGGCTCGCATGGTCGGCAAGGTGCTGCCCCTCGGCATCGAAGAACTCGGCGCCGCGCTGGAAATGCTGCACACCTATTCGCTCATCCACGACGATCTTCCCGCGCTCGACAATGACGACCTGCGCCGCGGCCGTCCCACCTGCCATAAAGTATTCGGCGACGCGATTGCCATCCTCGCCGGCGACGCGCTGCAGACTTACGCGTATGAAGTTCTGGCGCGGATGTCGTGCCCCGCCGAGGCGCGCATCCGCATCATCGAGCAGATCGCCCACGCCACCGGCACCATCGCCGGCATGATCGGCGGCCAGGTCATGGACCTGGAGGCCGAGCACAAGAAGCCCGACGCGGAAACCCTGGAATATATTCACCGCTCCAAGACGGCGGCGCTGATCACCGCCAGCGTGGTGAGCGGCGGGATTTACGCCGGCGCCACCGAAACCGAGGTCGCGAAATTGCGCTCCTTCGGTTTGAAAGCCGGCCTCGCATTCCAGATCGCCGACGATATTCTCGACGTCACGCAATCTTCCGAGCAGTTGGGCAAAACCGCCGGCAAGGACATGGCGGCCGAGAAGGCCACCTACCCGGCGCTGTTCGGAATTGAAGCGTCATCACGGAAGGCGGATGACCTGGTCATCTCCGCGTGCTTGCAGTTGGATCCCTTCGGCGACCGCGCCAACACGCTCAAGTCGCTGGCGCGGTTCCTGGTGCAGAGAAAAAAATAA
- a CDS encoding enoyl-CoA hydratase/isomerase family protein: protein MSYKTLTLAHEDRIALITLNRPEKRNAVSFELLAELMSALDEAERSPAQVLIITGAGKAFCAGLDLDELKALLGKTHEENLKDSARMAQIFRRIYEFPLPTIAAVNGAAIAGGTGIATMCDFTLAVPEAKFGYTEVKIGFVPAIVSSILVWQVGHKIARDLLLTGRLFDAAEAHRYGLVNEVVAPDRLMPRARELAAQLLENSPSSVRLTKKLINGFLARSLDEQIAQAVEDNARIRTTEDFREGVTSFLEKRKPKWSS, encoded by the coding sequence ATGTCCTACAAGACGCTCACGCTCGCCCACGAAGACCGCATCGCGCTCATCACCCTGAATCGTCCCGAGAAGCGCAATGCTGTCAGCTTTGAATTGCTTGCGGAATTGATGAGCGCGCTCGATGAGGCAGAACGCTCCCCTGCGCAGGTTCTCATCATCACCGGAGCGGGCAAGGCGTTCTGCGCTGGTTTGGACCTGGACGAACTCAAGGCTCTTCTGGGCAAGACGCACGAAGAAAATCTCAAAGATTCCGCGCGCATGGCGCAGATTTTCCGCCGCATCTACGAATTTCCTCTTCCCACCATCGCCGCCGTGAACGGCGCGGCTATCGCCGGCGGAACGGGCATCGCCACCATGTGCGACTTCACGCTGGCGGTGCCGGAAGCGAAGTTCGGCTACACCGAGGTAAAGATCGGATTTGTCCCGGCAATCGTCTCCTCGATTCTGGTCTGGCAAGTCGGCCACAAGATCGCGCGCGACCTGCTGCTCACCGGACGGCTCTTCGACGCCGCCGAGGCGCATCGCTACGGGCTGGTGAACGAGGTCGTCGCGCCTGACCGCCTGATGCCGCGCGCCCGCGAACTGGCGGCGCAGTTGCTGGAGAATTCGCCGTCGTCGGTGCGCCTGACCAAGAAACTGATCAACGGATTTCTCGCGCGCTCGCTCGACGAGCAGATCGCGCAGGCGGTGGAGGACAACGCCCGCATTCGCACCACCGAAGATTTTCGCGAAGGAGTCACCAGCTTCCTGGAAAAGCGGAAGCCAAAATGGAGCAGCTAA
- a CDS encoding pyridoxamine 5'-phosphate oxidase family protein, translating into MPKGYGMPKGSKGMLAWAEVEKKIANAHNYWVCTTCPDGRPHTVPVWAVWVDGAVYFGTDRSSRKARNILANPAMVIHLELQKEAVILEGMAEEVTNRAMMKPIDEAYARKYKMRLSDAPGEMLLVRLRPRVVLAWTEKEFASSPTRWELPRE; encoded by the coding sequence ATGCCAAAAGGCTACGGCATGCCGAAGGGAAGCAAGGGCATGCTGGCGTGGGCGGAGGTCGAGAAAAAGATCGCCAACGCGCATAACTACTGGGTCTGCACCACGTGCCCCGACGGGCGCCCGCACACCGTGCCGGTTTGGGCGGTGTGGGTGGACGGGGCGGTGTACTTCGGGACCGACCGTAGTTCGCGCAAGGCGCGCAACATCCTGGCAAATCCGGCGATGGTGATTCACCTCGAGCTGCAAAAAGAAGCGGTGATCCTGGAAGGGATGGCGGAAGAGGTGACCAATCGCGCGATGATGAAGCCGATTGATGAGGCCTACGCCAGGAAATACAAAATGCGGCTGAGCGACGCGCCGGGCGAGATGTTGCTGGTCAGGCTGCGGCCGCGAGTCGTGCTGGCATGGACGGAAAAGGAATTTGCCAGCAGCCCGACGCGCTGGGAGCTTCCGCGCGAGTAG
- the bfr gene encoding bacterioferritin, whose protein sequence is MRGNEQVIEQLNAALSAELTAIVQYMVQAEMCHNWGYARLGDEIKQQAIGEMHHAEGLIERILFLDGQPAVKVALKPKISMKVQAILEDNLKDERDAVHQYNAAAKVCVTAGDNGSRELFERMVKDEEGHTDHLEGQLEAIGQMGLENWLTQQLKSGK, encoded by the coding sequence ATGCGCGGCAATGAACAAGTCATCGAGCAGCTGAACGCTGCTCTCAGCGCCGAATTAACCGCGATCGTTCAATACATGGTGCAGGCCGAGATGTGCCACAACTGGGGTTACGCCCGGCTGGGGGACGAGATCAAGCAGCAAGCCATCGGCGAAATGCACCACGCCGAAGGCCTCATCGAACGCATACTTTTTCTCGACGGCCAGCCCGCTGTCAAGGTGGCGCTCAAGCCAAAGATCTCCATGAAGGTGCAGGCAATCCTCGAAGACAATCTGAAGGATGAGAGGGACGCCGTTCACCAATACAACGCGGCCGCCAAGGTGTGCGTGACCGCCGGCGACAACGGCTCGCGCGAGCTCTTCGAGCGGATGGTCAAGGACGAAGAGGGCCACACCGACCATCTGGAAGGCCAACTCGAGGCCATCGGCCAGATGGGCCTGGAGAACTGGCTCACGCAGCAGCTCAAGTCGGGCAAGTAG